One window from the genome of Lentibacillus daqui encodes:
- a CDS encoding SDR family oxidoreductase has translation MAIKDKVVIITGASSGIGEATAKLLASKGAKMVLGARREDKLQKLTEAISKDGGEAIYQVTDVTKVEDNQKLVELAKAEFGKVDVIFLNAGLMPNSPLSELKSDEWNQMVDVNLKGVLNGLEAVLPEFKQQKSGHVITTSSVAGLKAYPGGAVYGATKWAVRDLMEVLRMESAQEGTNIRTATIYPAAIKSELLETITDEQTAKSANAMYNQYQIGPDRVANVVAFAIDQPEDTNVNEFTIGPTAQPW, from the coding sequence ATGGCAATCAAAGACAAAGTAGTAATTATTACAGGTGCTTCGTCAGGAATTGGTGAGGCTACCGCAAAATTATTGGCATCAAAAGGTGCGAAAATGGTATTGGGTGCTCGTCGTGAAGATAAATTACAAAAATTGACGGAAGCTATCTCAAAAGACGGAGGTGAGGCCATTTACCAAGTAACCGATGTTACAAAAGTAGAAGATAATCAGAAATTAGTTGAATTAGCAAAAGCGGAATTTGGCAAAGTGGATGTCATCTTTTTAAATGCTGGTTTAATGCCGAACTCGCCATTGTCCGAACTAAAGAGCGATGAATGGAATCAAATGGTTGATGTAAACTTGAAAGGTGTTTTAAATGGCCTTGAAGCAGTTCTTCCAGAATTTAAACAACAAAAATCTGGTCATGTGATTACAACTTCTTCTGTAGCTGGACTCAAGGCTTATCCTGGTGGTGCCGTTTACGGTGCAACGAAATGGGCTGTTCGCGATTTAATGGAGGTCCTGCGTATGGAATCCGCGCAAGAAGGGACAAATATCAGAACAGCAACCATTTATCCAGCTGCAATTAAATCGGAGTTACTTGAAACAATCACGGATGAACAAACCGCAAAAAGTGCAAATGCAATGTATAATCAATATCAAATTGGCCCAGACCGCGTTGCCAATGTTGTCGCATTTGCAATCGATCAGCCGGAAGATACCAATGTTAATGAATTTACGATTGGACCGACAGCACAACCTTGGTGA
- a CDS encoding aldo/keto reductase: MKKVKIAGREVFPIGLGTLNMGDKTDKFAQEVEAIRAGLDHGVQVIDTAEMYGNGNAESLVGHAIEPFERENLFLVSKVLPNNASKKQIPISLDHSLKRLKTDYVDLYLLHWESSIPMEETIEALEQAKMQGKIKSWGVSNFDVNDMTKLLKLSNGRHCATNQVRYNLGDRGIDYDLVPMMKENSMPLMAYAPVARGDRLGADLTKQNVLQDISKKYHADVFQILLAWCIRNGQTIAIPQSSNKKHVINNVKAADIQLTEQDLAKIDSVYPEPTNSEPLALW; encoded by the coding sequence ATGAAAAAAGTAAAGATTGCAGGAAGAGAAGTTTTTCCCATAGGCTTGGGGACTTTGAATATGGGAGATAAAACAGATAAATTTGCTCAAGAAGTTGAAGCGATAAGAGCCGGCTTGGACCACGGTGTTCAAGTGATTGATACAGCGGAAATGTATGGTAATGGAAACGCTGAAAGTTTGGTAGGGCATGCTATTGAACCTTTTGAACGAGAAAATTTATTCCTTGTCTCAAAAGTTCTTCCCAATAATGCTTCAAAAAAACAGATACCCATCAGTTTAGATCATTCCTTAAAACGGTTGAAGACAGATTATGTAGATCTCTATTTGCTTCATTGGGAAAGCAGTATTCCAATGGAAGAAACAATAGAAGCACTGGAACAAGCTAAAATGCAAGGGAAGATTAAATCCTGGGGTGTTTCTAATTTTGATGTGAACGATATGACGAAACTATTAAAGCTGTCTAATGGTCGCCACTGTGCCACGAATCAAGTCCGTTATAACCTGGGGGATCGAGGAATTGATTACGATTTAGTTCCCATGATGAAAGAAAATAGCATGCCGTTAATGGCGTACGCCCCTGTAGCAAGAGGAGACCGCTTAGGTGCTGATTTAACGAAACAAAACGTGTTACAAGATATCTCGAAAAAGTATCATGCAGATGTTTTTCAAATTTTATTGGCATGGTGCATTCGAAATGGACAGACCATTGCGATTCCGCAGTCCAGTAATAAGAAACATGTTATCAATAACGTAAAAGCTGCAGATATCCAGCTTACCGAGCAGGACCTGGCGAAAATAGATTCTGTTTATCCGGAACCAACTAATAGCGAGCCATTAGCCTTGTGGTAG
- a CDS encoding CvpA family protein — MRYKKIDDNMRRGENETMLTLIILLILVGGFFIGLRRGLVNQIVHLTSLIVSLVVAYLFFNDIAPHLRWIPYPGSADSQWDFFSNTLSVEDIYYQAIAFAILFFGTNLLWRTLGSILDFLADLPLLRIVNRWLGGAFGFMKVYLIVFLLLYLVAFVPIVSVQHAVTNSALAQTMVQHTPILSEKIEEL; from the coding sequence GTGCGGTACAAAAAGATTGACGACAACATGCGAAGGGGAGAAAATGAAACGATGCTAACGTTGATTATTTTACTTATTTTGGTCGGTGGCTTCTTTATCGGATTGAGAAGAGGCCTGGTTAATCAGATCGTTCATTTAACCAGTCTTATTGTTTCACTGGTCGTTGCCTATTTATTTTTTAATGATATTGCTCCGCATTTAAGATGGATTCCTTACCCCGGTTCTGCCGACAGCCAATGGGACTTTTTCTCGAATACTTTAAGCGTGGAAGATATTTATTACCAAGCTATTGCTTTCGCGATCTTGTTCTTTGGTACAAATCTCTTATGGCGCACACTTGGTTCCATACTCGATTTTCTGGCAGATTTACCTTTGTTAAGGATAGTGAATCGTTGGCTAGGCGGAGCGTTTGGATTCATGAAAGTATATTTGATCGTTTTTCTACTTTTATACTTAGTTGCTTTTGTTCCAATTGTTTCTGTACAACATGCAGTTACAAATTCGGCATTGGCACAGACGATGGTTCAGCACACGCCGATCCTTTCTGAAAAAATAGAAGAACTGTAA
- a CDS encoding CAP domain-containing protein — MKRLILLLLIVFICYVSKPLWEEPVQQLVPSSSIGDSFRSTVDFVKDKANNNFSLNNLNQQLNSLFQSHDNPPSESRDANVETPELTAPKDDTFSIHNIELGESRDEVEQETGEPQRTSKNEYGVSWEAYHHNYQNFIMVAYDKKDIVRGLFTNQDLIASSTGIELGSSKQAVRDQLGTPESTMRKGLVNYQINGNGEYDVFRLDNNYVTVFYDEHENNTVTAIQMIDEGLEQNKDNIYTESSQQLKEGFEYQLFDLTNATRVKHNLPILTWDNDVRETARKHSRDMAENQYFDHTNLQGQSPFDRMKEDDIQFNMAGENLAYGQFSSIFAHEGLMNSLGHRENILKENYQYLGVGVAFNNKSQPYYTENYYSDSLSL, encoded by the coding sequence GTGAAACGGCTGATTCTACTATTATTGATTGTGTTTATCTGTTATGTTTCAAAACCATTATGGGAAGAGCCAGTTCAACAACTCGTTCCTTCTTCATCTATAGGAGATTCCTTCCGTTCTACAGTCGATTTTGTAAAAGATAAGGCAAATAACAATTTTTCCTTGAATAACTTAAATCAGCAATTAAATTCTCTGTTTCAATCGCATGATAATCCGCCGTCAGAATCAAGAGATGCGAACGTTGAAACACCAGAATTAACAGCTCCTAAAGATGACACATTTTCAATCCATAATATTGAATTAGGTGAATCAAGGGATGAAGTTGAGCAGGAAACCGGGGAGCCGCAAAGGACTTCGAAAAATGAATATGGTGTTAGCTGGGAAGCCTATCATCATAACTACCAAAATTTCATCATGGTTGCTTATGATAAAAAAGATATCGTTCGCGGCCTCTTTACCAATCAAGATTTAATTGCCTCTTCAACCGGAATAGAATTGGGAAGCTCAAAACAAGCTGTTCGGGATCAGTTAGGTACTCCCGAATCAACCATGAGAAAAGGTTTGGTCAACTACCAGATTAATGGTAATGGAGAATATGATGTATTCCGCCTCGATAACAACTATGTCACAGTTTTTTATGATGAACATGAAAACAATACGGTTACAGCCATTCAGATGATCGATGAAGGACTGGAACAAAATAAAGATAATATTTATACCGAATCCAGCCAGCAGCTAAAAGAAGGATTTGAATATCAGTTGTTTGATTTAACCAACGCTACAAGAGTAAAGCACAATCTGCCCATTTTAACGTGGGATAATGACGTGAGAGAAACAGCCCGGAAGCATAGCCGGGATATGGCGGAAAATCAATATTTCGACCATACAAATTTACAGGGCCAATCCCCGTTTGATCGTATGAAGGAAGACGATATTCAATTTAATATGGCTGGTGAAAACCTGGCGTACGGTCAGTTCAGTAGCATCTTTGCCCATGAAGGGTTGATGAATTCCTTAGGACACAGGGAAAACATCCTTAAGGAAAACTATCAATATTTAGGAGTCGGAGTGGCATTTAATAATAAGTCACAGCCTTACTATACTGAAAACTATTATAGTGATTCACTGTCTCTATAA
- a CDS encoding M15 family metallopeptidase: MKRIRNILLPWMIITLFLVILFIAYNKMDDGYLGSGNRYEDLGEDAPIPSELHPKVEKNKNILLEQAADINIDVVITEETRPIEEQNELYAQGRSTSGDIVTNARGGESYHNYGLAIDYALRKDNGEITWDTQYDGNNNGKSDWLEVAELAKDLGFEWGGDWKRFPDYPHLQMDFGLSISQLQNGKRPAHNKNTEEALE; the protein is encoded by the coding sequence ATGAAACGCATAAGAAATATACTCCTCCCATGGATGATTATCACCCTGTTTCTAGTTATTCTATTTATCGCCTATAACAAAATGGATGATGGATATCTAGGCTCGGGAAATAGATATGAAGATTTAGGAGAAGATGCGCCGATTCCGAGCGAACTACATCCAAAAGTTGAAAAAAACAAAAATATATTGTTGGAACAAGCGGCTGATATAAATATAGATGTAGTTATCACGGAAGAAACCCGCCCAATTGAAGAGCAAAATGAATTATATGCACAGGGACGGTCAACAAGCGGTGATATTGTTACAAATGCAAGGGGTGGTGAATCCTATCACAACTATGGACTGGCCATTGATTATGCCTTGAGGAAAGATAATGGTGAGATCACCTGGGATACACAATATGACGGCAATAACAACGGAAAATCTGATTGGTTGGAAGTTGCTGAGCTTGCAAAAGATCTGGGATTTGAATGGGGCGGTGATTGGAAAAGGTTTCCTGATTATCCCCACCTGCAAATGGATTTTGGTCTAAGCATTAGCCAGCTTCAAAATGGAAAAAGGCCAGCTCATAATAAAAATACGGAAGAAGCGCTTGAATAG